The window GATGCGTGTTGTGCCGCTTCCCCAGCGCTCGATGACTCCAGCAAAGTAGAAAGCCTGGGCGATCAGCGGATTGCGAAGCACGGAGGCATGCGGACCGTAGAGTGCCTGCGGAGTCAGCGGGGGCGGCAGTTCGCCCGGGTTCCATATTTCCAGGCGGTCTTCTTCCAGCCGAATCTGGATGTCAGCCGGATAGGTGTAATCGCGGTGGATGAGCGCGTTCACTACCGCTTCGCGCAGGGCTTCCAGCGGGTATTCCCAAATTTCGCGGCGCTGTAACCCTTCAAGTGAAAGTTCTTCTACTCGAATGTCAAAACGGACCTTCAGCACCTGGCGGAAGCGTTCCATCGCTCCGTCCAGTTGCTTCCACAGAGTGCCCTGAAAATCATGACTGTCCAGGATTTGATTTCCCCTGAAAATACCTATTCTAATTTGCGCCAGTGGAAATATACGCTGCGGGTATCTGGCAAACAGCAAAATCCCTGCGTTTTTGAGTTTCCCTTCCTTAACCAAACCAAGGTTTTCCAGCAGGAGTTCCGGTTGGGTGGGATCAATGTGAGGCAGGCGGTTACGAGCAAGGCTGGCGAAATGGGCGATGGCTTCCGAATCAACTTCGTCTGCACTCCATTCACTGAGCAGCCCGTCCCAGGTATGACCGGAGCGCGCCAGGATGTGGCGGGCTAGCTCCTCTGGGGCAAAATCTCGGTTGGTAGATCCTACTCGTCGGAAATAACGACCACCATAGGCGACCAGGTGCGCTGCGGGTTGCACAGTGATCTTGATCACCGGGCACCCTTCTATGTTGATAACATCGATCGTCGGTGTGATGCCTAAGTGAGATACAATAAGATTTGCGATGCGCTGGAGTTCTCGATCATCGGCTTTAACGCCAACTATCTCCCTATCATCGCGAATACCGATCAGCAAAGTGCCACCGTCTGTGTTGGCAAAAGCCGCCAGGTCTTCCAGTGCGCGATCGGTCCACTCACGTTTGAATTCCAGCCTCTGCCCCTCTGTTTGATTAAACACTGACATTGATCCCTCCCAGGTTGAGCATTTGCAACACTTCATTGAGCTGCTGATCGGCTCGAGCGCGCTCCTCCTCGGCTTCTTTCAAAAGCACCATCGCTTCCTCCAGAGGTAGCACTTCTTCTTTGTCGTTCAAAGTTACATAACGACTGGGCGAGAGATTGTAGTCGTTCCGTGCGGCTTCTTCACGGGTAATTATCGCAGAGAGTCCCTCCTCTGCTTTCCATTCCTTGTAGAGACGATCGATTGTTTCCACATGTTCATCAGCCAGATAGTTTTTGGGACGTCCCTTGGTGAAGAGCCTGGATCCATTGATGAGCAAAATTTCGCCAATATGGCGCTTGCGGCGGTTTATCACAAGGATTATGCCCGGTGCGGTAGTGTTGTAAAATAGATTTTCGGGCAGAAGAATGACAGCTTCGATCAGGTCGGCTTCTACAAAAGCCTTTCGGATATCGCGCTCACGGTTGGAGCCCTGGTTTCCGCTCCCTCGGCTGACAGCACCCGTGTCAAGGACGACAGCCATTCTTCCGCCGTCTTTAAGGGATGCGAGCATGTGTTGAAGCCAGCCCCAGTCAGCGCTTGAAGCTGGTGGTGCCCCGTAGCCGAAGCGCTCAAAGGGATCATGCTGGTAGATGCTGGCATCCTTAAAATCCTGGTTCCACATGGGATTAGCTGTTACAATGTCGAATTGGCGGAGCCGACCATCGGGGTCTAAAAAAGCGGGTCGCCGCATAGTGTCACCAGGGCTAATGTCTGCTTCCATGTCGTGTATGACGGCATTCATCCGGGCGATGGCGAATGTCGCTGGATTGATCTCTTGACCGTAGATGTGTAGGGGCTTGACGTCCCGTGGTAACTGCAGACGTCCATTTTTCTGTTCACCGTGAGTTTCTAATAGGCGGAGATGACACTTGATAAGAAGGCCTCCTGATCCACAGCAAGGGTCATAGACTTCCATACCGGGCTGAGGCTCAAGGATACGCGCCATGAGTATCGCAACCTCTCGTGGAGTATAGAACTCACCGGCGCTTTGGCCCTGACCTTCGGCGAACTTGCGGAGCAGATATTCATAGGCACGTCCGAGAATGTCGGGTTCGACATCGTTTAGCCCCAGTCTGTGGCGACTTAAAGTTTGCACAAGTGCAGCAAGGGGTTCGTCGTCCAGAATTCGCTGACCTGCTGTAGTGGCGTTGAAATCTACGGTATCAATGACTCCATGGAGCTTTGGGTTTTCGCGCGAAACGGCACGAACTGCGTCGGTGAGATGCTGTCCAATGCCCGAGGTTATGCGAGAAATTGTTGACCAGCGAGCTTCGGGAGGAATGTAAAAACGAACCAGCTTGTGATCCTGCTCGACGAGTTTTTCCGTTACTGAACGCCCTCCCATTTCTTTGCTCAGATTTTCTATTTCATCCTCGAAGACATCCGAAAGGCGCTTGAGAAAGACTAGGGGCAGAATATAATCCTTGAATTTAGGTGCATCAACCGGCCCACGAATGACGCAGGCGGCATCCCAGAGCCAGGTTTCTAATGTTTGAATATCCAGCATCTAAAACCTCCTGAACATGCTTTGCTGGGATAAAATAAGTTCCGAGATAAAATTCTTATATCTAGCGACGTCCATCAGGTATGATCTGATCTAAGTTTTTATAAATTGTCCCTAAGATATTTTTTGAATATCCTCCGCAAATGTTGAGGCTGTTCGAAAATTTTTTCCATACGGGGTTGTTCTGGCAACAGGCTCACAAGTTGCAAGGCGACGCATGCGTCGCCCCTACATTTATCTGGCGAATTACATATTGAGTCGTTTTTTAACTGCTTGTCGCAAATGCTTGACAAAACTGGTTTCATTTCTTATAAGCAATTGCTCCAAGGTTCTTTATTCCTGGATTAATGTAACGCAGTTGCTTTGAAAGCAACAGGGATATAATAGCTGTTAGCTGGAGAGAGGGAAAGATGAAAACAGAGAGTGCTAAATTTGATCCAAATGGTCGCCGATGGATTCTGGTAGATGCAACGGGGCAGGTGCTGGGACGTCTTGCTAGCCAGATTGCAGTGCGTTTGAGAGGCAAACACTTGCCGACCTTCACTCCCCATGTGGACAATGGGGATTTTGTTGTGGTAATCAACGCCGAGAAAATCCGCCTTACAGGGAAAAAGTGGGATCAGAAGATTTATCGCAGGCACAGTGGTTATATGGGTGGTCTTAAGGAAACTACAGCCAGAAAGATGCTTCAGGAACATCCTGAGCGACTTATTTATTATGCCGTCAAAGGGATGCTTCCCAAAAATCGTCTGGGACGTAAGCTTCTCAAAAAGCTGAAAATCTATGTGGGGTCGAAGCATCCTCACGAGGCTCAACAGCCCCAAATGATGTCTTTTTAATGATCTGAGTTCTGAATTTTTGCTTAGCTCAGGATGGTATTAAAAGATAAGGAGAAAGTGGGATATGGTGGAACAAAAAAGATTTTATGCAGCGGGAAGACGTAAAAGTTCTGTTGCTAGAGTGTGGATATTTCCGGGAGATGGTAAGATCACAGTTAATTATGAACCGCTTGATCAATTTGTAAAGCTGGATACTCAAAGGGCTCTCATCTGTCAGCCTTTAATGTTGACCGGGACATACGGCAAGGTAGATGTCTATGCTACTGTATCCGGCGGCGGTTATATGGGCCAGGCTGGCGCTCTCAGGCATGGTATCGCTAAAGCTCTCGTGGAATATAACCCAGAGCTTAGGGATATTCTTAAGAAACATGGACTGCTCACCAGAGATGCTAGAGCAAAGGAAAGGAAGAAATACGGACTTCGAGGGGCGAGAAGGGCCTGTCAGTACTCCAAACGATAATTTGGTTCTTCGAAGTTACTGTTCTAGAATTTCCGTTAACAAGGCGCCTCTAAGGTGCCTTTTTATTTCGGTGAGGATTTAAATGAGCGGGCAAGAAGTTAGAGTGGCGATATTGGGCGCGTCCGGTTACACGGGGTTTGAGCTGGTAAGAATTTTGGTGAGTCATCCTCGAGTAAAAATAACTTTTGTTTCATCAAGGACTCAGGAAGGAACACTGCTTTCCAGTCATTATCCGGCTTTTAAAGGCATGGCGGATATATACTATTCGCCTGTGGATGTGGATCGAATTGCTGAAGAGGCCGATTTTGCCTTTGCCGCTCTTCCTCATGGTGCTTCCATGGATGTGGTGCCGGATCTTCTAAAGCGTGGTTTAAAAGTTGTAGATCTCAGCGCAGATTACCGTTTGCGAAGTAAAGAACTCTATCAAGAATGGTATGGCCAGCATAAAAGTCCAGAGTTACTTGATCAGGCGGTGTATGGTCTTCCAGAGCTTTACCGAGGCGCAATTAAAAGAGCCAATCTTGTAGCAAATCCGGGCTGTTATCCTACAAGCATTATACTTGCTGTGGCACCTCTTCTTAAGTATGGTCTTATCGAAACCGATTCTATAATCGCTGATTCTAAATCGGGTGTTACCGGTGCTGGAAGAGGACTTTCGCTTGGCACGCATTTTTGCGAAGTAAATGAGTCTTTTAAGGCTTATAAGGTCGGGGGAGTGCATCGCCACATTCCTGAAATAGAACAGGAGCTAAGCCTAATTGCAAAGACCCAAATCCAGATATCCTTTACACCCCATCTGGTTCCT of the Thermodesulforhabdaceae bacterium genome contains:
- a CDS encoding class I SAM-dependent DNA methyltransferase is translated as MLDIQTLETWLWDAACVIRGPVDAPKFKDYILPLVFLKRLSDVFEDEIENLSKEMGGRSVTEKLVEQDHKLVRFYIPPEARWSTISRITSGIGQHLTDAVRAVSRENPKLHGVIDTVDFNATTAGQRILDDEPLAALVQTLSRHRLGLNDVEPDILGRAYEYLLRKFAEGQGQSAGEFYTPREVAILMARILEPQPGMEVYDPCCGSGGLLIKCHLRLLETHGEQKNGRLQLPRDVKPLHIYGQEINPATFAIARMNAVIHDMEADISPGDTMRRPAFLDPDGRLRQFDIVTANPMWNQDFKDASIYQHDPFERFGYGAPPASSADWGWLQHMLASLKDGGRMAVVLDTGAVSRGSGNQGSNRERDIRKAFVEADLIEAVILLPENLFYNTTAPGIILVINRRKRHIGEILLINGSRLFTKGRPKNYLADEHVETIDRLYKEWKAEEGLSAIITREEAARNDYNLSPSRYVTLNDKEEVLPLEEAMVLLKEAEEERARADQQLNEVLQMLNLGGINVSV
- the rplM gene encoding 50S ribosomal protein L13; this translates as MKTESAKFDPNGRRWILVDATGQVLGRLASQIAVRLRGKHLPTFTPHVDNGDFVVVINAEKIRLTGKKWDQKIYRRHSGYMGGLKETTARKMLQEHPERLIYYAVKGMLPKNRLGRKLLKKLKIYVGSKHPHEAQQPQMMSF
- the rpsI gene encoding 30S ribosomal protein S9 — its product is MVEQKRFYAAGRRKSSVARVWIFPGDGKITVNYEPLDQFVKLDTQRALICQPLMLTGTYGKVDVYATVSGGGYMGQAGALRHGIAKALVEYNPELRDILKKHGLLTRDARAKERKKYGLRGARRACQYSKR
- a CDS encoding helix-turn-helix domain-containing protein, producing MSVFNQTEGQRLEFKREWTDRALEDLAAFANTDGGTLLIGIRDDREIVGVKADDRELQRIANLIVSHLGITPTIDVINIEGCPVIKITVQPAAHLVAYGGRYFRRVGSTNRDFAPEELARHILARSGHTWDGLLSEWSADEVDSEAIAHFASLARNRLPHIDPTQPELLLENLGLVKEGKLKNAGILLFARYPQRIFPLAQIRIGIFRGNQILDSHDFQGTLWKQLDGAMERFRQVLKVRFDIRVEELSLEGLQRREIWEYPLEALREAVVNALIHRDYTYPADIQIRLEEDRLEIWNPGELPPPLTPQALYGPHASVLRNPLIAQAFYFAGVIERWGSGTTRIVDLCRAQDLPQPEFTNWQGGVRVIFFKDPYTPERLRKMGLNERQIKAVMYVKERGSITNQEYQALAGISKRTASDDLTDLVQKGILIKTGGQRGRGTAYRAQIGQIGQK
- the argC gene encoding N-acetyl-gamma-glutamyl-phosphate reductase is translated as MSGQEVRVAILGASGYTGFELVRILVSHPRVKITFVSSRTQEGTLLSSHYPAFKGMADIYYSPVDVDRIAEEADFAFAALPHGASMDVVPDLLKRGLKVVDLSADYRLRSKELYQEWYGQHKSPELLDQAVYGLPELYRGAIKRANLVANPGCYPTSIILAVAPLLKYGLIETDSIIADSKSGVTGAGRGLSLGTHFCEVNESFKAYKVGGVHRHIPEIEQELSLIAKTQIQISFTPHLVPMSRGILSTVYVRPRDGVGEKNIEEAFRTFYRDEAFVRLFGSDEELPSTLQVRGSNYCDIGWRLDRRTGRLIVVSAIDNLTRGASGQAVCNMNIMVGFPETMGLQYAPWQP